DNA from Brevibacterium sp. 'Marine':
GGTGTCGACGACGACGTAGATCGAGCTGCCGCCCACCGCGTCGAGTGCCGATCCGTCGTGGCGGACCGAGCCGAACATGATCCCGCCGTTGTTTCCGAGTGCGAATTCGGCATGATCGACGAGCGCAGGATCCTGCTCATTGCGTACGAGCAGTCTTTCGGTGAATCCGAGCGTGACCAGCAGCTCGATCGTCGCTGCCGCATCGGTGGTCCGGAACGCTGGAAATACTGTCGTGGTCATGACACCAGGATGCGCCAAAACCGTGCGAAAGTCCCGAACTTTCTCACTTCTGCTCCCGCAGGGCGCCATTCGTCAGCATGAGTTCGACCGCCCCGGCGATGTGTTCGCACTCCTCGACTTTCATCTTCTCCGGCGTCGCCACATTGGTCATCGCGCCCTT
Protein-coding regions in this window:
- a CDS encoding VOC family protein, producing the protein MTTTVFPAFRTTDAAATIELLVTLGFTERLLVRNEQDPALVDHAEFALGNNGGIMFGSVRHDGSALDAVGGSSIYVVVDTEREVDRLYQEIVDLGHAIVRPVATQDHGGREFDFRDHDGNSWGVGSYRGA